Proteins encoded in a region of the Streptomyces sp. NBC_00258 genome:
- a CDS encoding FadR/GntR family transcriptional regulator — protein MAVTDEAIEKIKGMIVSGALRPGDRLPKESELAADLGLSRNSLREAVRALSLIRILDVRQGDGTYVTSLDPQLLLEALSFVVDFHRDDTVLEFLAVRRILEPAATAMAALRISEQQLDALSAQLNALGAAPSVEELVACDLEFHRGIVQSSGNSVLCSLLDGLSGPTTRARIWRGLTQEDAVSRTLHEHRAILSALRDRDAEAARSWATVHIASVEQWLRSTL, from the coding sequence ATGGCAGTCACCGATGAGGCGATCGAGAAGATCAAGGGAATGATCGTCTCCGGCGCACTGCGCCCCGGCGACCGGCTCCCCAAGGAGAGCGAGCTCGCCGCCGATCTCGGCCTGTCCCGCAACTCCCTGCGGGAGGCGGTGCGGGCGCTGTCCCTGATCCGCATCCTGGACGTGCGGCAGGGCGACGGCACCTACGTCACGAGCCTTGACCCTCAGCTCCTCCTGGAAGCGCTGAGTTTCGTCGTGGACTTCCACCGCGACGACACGGTCCTGGAGTTCCTCGCGGTACGCCGCATCCTGGAGCCGGCCGCGACGGCGATGGCGGCGCTGCGGATCAGCGAGCAGCAACTGGACGCGCTCAGCGCCCAGTTGAACGCGCTCGGCGCCGCGCCCTCGGTGGAGGAACTCGTCGCCTGCGACCTGGAGTTCCACCGGGGCATCGTCCAGTCCTCCGGCAACTCGGTGCTCTGTTCCCTCCTCGACGGCCTGTCCGGTCCCACGACCCGCGCCCGTATCTGGCGCGGCCTGACCCAGGAGGACGCGGTCAGCCGGACCCTCCACGAGCACCGCGCGATCCTCAGCGCGCTCCGCGACCGCGACGCGGAGGCGGCCCGCTCCTGGGCGACCGTGCACATCGCGAGCGTGGAACAGTGGCTGCGCTCGACGTTGTGA